A genome region from Thermococcus gorgonarius includes the following:
- a CDS encoding ABC transporter substrate-binding protein: MQKKALFGILFVSVLILGVAASGCISGEKTSTGTTGQSDSTATGKVVELEFWHGIEAPENQKVLEELVRKFEAEHPNIKIKLVNYGAQDKAVPKIMAAAQAGTPPDLVWLNPAQTGFFAEAGVLAPVEDFIKNDPSFNKEDIYEGLWELGTYKGKIYTAPFDTNNLAIYYNKELFREAGLDPEAYMGKALSWDEFRELAKKLTKDKDGDGEIDQYGFMVPFGRLEWTVWTWEVFLWSAGGELLSEDQSKPTFASDAGVKALQYWVDLVYKDKVAKLSEPNAGYKLDDFFAGRVAMTINGPWNYPVLKEQGWLDKTGVMLMPYDKRIATNIGGENLFIFKTTPEREQAAWEFAKFVMSPEFQVTWALKTGYLPVCKSALEDPEYKKFLEENPFIKIYVENLQYGKARPPVPQYPDMSAAIGEAIEAALLQKKDPATALKEAQAKVEPLFKS, from the coding sequence ATGCAGAAAAAAGCACTCTTCGGGATTTTGTTCGTTAGTGTTTTGATTTTGGGAGTCGCAGCGAGCGGATGCATATCCGGAGAAAAGACCTCCACTGGTACCACAGGCCAATCTGACAGCACTGCAACCGGAAAAGTAGTTGAACTTGAGTTCTGGCATGGGATAGAAGCCCCAGAAAACCAGAAGGTTCTTGAGGAACTCGTCAGGAAGTTCGAGGCTGAACATCCTAACATCAAGATAAAACTCGTCAACTATGGCGCTCAGGACAAGGCGGTTCCTAAGATCATGGCCGCCGCTCAGGCTGGCACTCCACCGGATCTCGTCTGGCTCAACCCGGCTCAGACTGGATTCTTTGCTGAGGCCGGAGTTCTCGCCCCGGTTGAGGACTTCATAAAGAACGACCCGTCCTTCAACAAGGAGGACATCTACGAGGGGCTCTGGGAGCTTGGAACATACAAGGGCAAGATATACACTGCCCCCTTTGACACCAACAACTTAGCCATCTACTACAACAAGGAACTCTTCAGAGAGGCCGGGCTCGACCCCGAGGCCTACATGGGTAAGGCCCTGAGCTGGGACGAGTTCAGGGAGCTGGCCAAGAAGCTCACGAAGGACAAAGACGGAGACGGTGAAATCGACCAGTACGGGTTCATGGTTCCCTTCGGAAGGCTCGAGTGGACGGTCTGGACATGGGAGGTCTTCCTCTGGTCGGCCGGTGGCGAGCTTCTCTCCGAGGATCAGAGCAAGCCAACCTTCGCTAGTGACGCCGGCGTAAAGGCCCTCCAGTACTGGGTTGACCTCGTCTACAAGGACAAGGTTGCGAAGCTCAGCGAGCCCAACGCGGGCTACAAGCTCGACGACTTCTTCGCCGGCAGGGTTGCCATGACCATAAACGGGCCCTGGAACTATCCCGTTCTGAAGGAACAAGGATGGCTCGACAAGACCGGAGTTATGCTGATGCCCTACGACAAGAGGATAGCCACCAACATTGGCGGTGAGAACCTCTTCATATTCAAGACAACGCCCGAGAGGGAGCAGGCTGCATGGGAGTTCGCCAAGTTCGTCATGAGCCCCGAGTTCCAGGTTACGTGGGCGCTTAAGACGGGCTACCTCCCGGTATGTAAGAGCGCCCTTGAAGACCCGGAGTACAAGAAGTTCTTGGAAGAGAACCCCTTCATAAAGATATACGTGGAGAACCTGCAGTACGGTAAGGCCAGGCCTCCAGTTCCTCAGTATCCAGATATGTCCGCAGCCATAGGAGAGGCCATTGAGGCAGCCTTGCTTCAGAAGAAGGATCCTGCCACTGCCCTCAAGGAAGCTCAAGCGAAAGTTGAACCCCTGTTTAAGTCCTGA
- a CDS encoding carbohydrate ABC transporter permease has product MVSLPSRRKMKYTLEAYGFLAPALVILITFIIYPVLNLFYISFFDWRGLGAKEFVFLDNYKMILQREEFRQVLKNTIIYILGVVPTTMVLSLIAAVLLNTKIRLKSFYRTSIFSPTAISFVATGIIWVWMFNSDYGLVNRVLEALGFSPLDWLKSTSYAMLAVIIATVWARVGYFMVIYLAGLQTIPEEYYEAAEVDGATSFRKFLHITLPLLKPTHVLVLVMLTIFSFRDFDQIYTMTGGGPLMSTTTLAYYIYVLSFERFRFSEGATVAVILLFFVIAVQYLQRKVFGDEAIY; this is encoded by the coding sequence ATGGTTTCACTGCCCTCTCGGAGAAAAATGAAATATACACTGGAGGCCTACGGCTTCTTGGCCCCTGCACTTGTAATTCTCATCACGTTCATCATATACCCCGTACTGAACCTCTTCTACATAAGCTTCTTTGACTGGAGGGGACTTGGTGCAAAAGAGTTCGTTTTCCTCGACAACTACAAGATGATCCTCCAGCGCGAGGAGTTCAGGCAAGTCTTGAAAAACACTATCATATATATCCTCGGCGTGGTTCCTACGACAATGGTTCTCTCTCTTATAGCAGCAGTCCTATTAAACACCAAAATAAGGCTCAAAAGCTTTTACAGAACATCCATTTTCTCCCCAACAGCGATTTCCTTCGTAGCGACTGGAATAATCTGGGTTTGGATGTTTAACTCGGACTACGGACTGGTAAACCGCGTCCTTGAAGCCCTCGGCTTTTCCCCACTCGATTGGCTCAAAAGCACATCTTACGCCATGCTCGCGGTTATAATAGCCACGGTTTGGGCCAGGGTTGGTTATTTCATGGTTATCTATCTCGCTGGCCTGCAGACAATACCCGAGGAGTACTACGAGGCTGCTGAGGTTGACGGAGCAACGTCCTTCCGGAAGTTCCTCCATATAACCCTCCCGCTCCTCAAGCCAACCCACGTGCTGGTTCTGGTTATGCTCACGATATTCTCCTTCAGGGACTTCGACCAGATCTATACGATGACCGGCGGGGGGCCTCTGATGTCAACAACGACACTGGCGTACTACATCTACGTCCTGAGCTTTGAGAGGTTTAGGTTCTCGGAGGGCGCCACGGTGGCTGTCATTTTGCTGTTCTTTGTAATAGCAGTCCAGTACCTTCAGAGAAAGGTCTTCGGTGATGAGGCGATATACTGA